A region of Eschrichtius robustus isolate mEscRob2 chromosome 19, mEscRob2.pri, whole genome shotgun sequence DNA encodes the following proteins:
- the LTBP4 gene encoding latent-transforming growth factor beta-binding protein 4 isoform X4, with protein MRLPGPSGRRPLLLVLLLALLAAAAAAASAAGPSPIQAVEVAVIPGRPAGVAACRCCPGRSPRRSRCFRASCRVQSCRPEKCAGPQWCLTPVPPGLSSPSPSVRRKQVSLNWQPLTLQEARALLRRRRLRGPGARALLRRRPPQRAPAGQSRVLCPLICHNGGVCVKPDRCLCPPDFAGKFCQLHSSGARPPAPAMPGFTRSVYTMPLANHRDDEHGVASMVSVHVEHPQEASVVVHQVERVSGPWEEADAEAVARAAAAARAEAAAPYTVLAQSAPREDGYSDASGFGYCFRELRGGECASPLPGLRTQEVCCRGAGLAWGVHDCQSCSELLGNSDQVGVPDGLCPAGFERVNGSCEDVDECETGGRCQHGECANTHGGYTCVCPDGFLLDSSRSSCISQHVISEAKGPCFRVLRDGGCSLPILRNITKQICCCSRVGKAWGRGCQLCPPFGSEGFREICPAGPGYHYSASDLRYNTRPLGQEPPRVSLSQPRAPSSTSRPRTGFLPTHRPEPRPETRLEPRPEPRPGPELPLPSIPAWTGPEIPESGPSAGECQRNPQVCGPGRCIPRPSGYTCACDSGFRLSPQGMRCIDVDECRRIPTPCAPGRCENTPGSFRCVCGPGFRAGPRGAECLDVDECHRVPPPCDRGRCENTPGSFLCVCPAGYQAAPHGAKCQDVDECIQSPGLCGRGVCENLPGSFHCVCPAGFRGSACEEDVDECAQEPPPCGPGRCDNTAGSFHCACPAGFRSRGPGAPCQDVDECARSPPPCTYGRCENTEGSFQCVCPTGFQPSAAGSECEDVDECENHLACPGQECVNSPGSFQCRACPAGHHLHHGRCTDVNECLEGDFCFPNGECLNTDGSFACTCAPGYRPGPRGASCLDVDECSEEDLCQSGICTNTDGSFECVCPPGHRAGPDLASCLDVDECRERGPALCGSQRCENSPGSYRCVRDCDPGYHAGPEGTCDDVDECQEYGPGICGAQRCENTPGSYRCTPACDPGYQPTPGGGCQDVDECRNRSFCGAHAMCQNLPGSFQCLCDQGYEGARDGRHCVDVNECETLQGVCGAALCENVEGSFLCVCPNSPEEFDPMTGRCVPPRTSAGTFPGPQPHVPASPSLPARLPPPPSRRPSPPRQGPVGSGHRECYFDTAAPDACDNILARNVTWQECCCTVGEGWGSGCRIQQCPGTETAEYQSLCPHGRGYLAPSGDPSLRRDVDECQLFRDQVCKSGVCVNTAPGYSCYCSNGYYYHAQRLECIDNDECADEEPACEGGSCVNTIGSYHCTCEPPLVLDGSGRRCVSNESQSLDDNLGVCWQEVGADLVCSRPRLDRQATYTECCCLYGEAWGMDCALCPAQDSDDFEALCNVLRPPAYGPPRPGGFGLPYEYGPDLGSPYQGLPYGPELYLPPVLPYDPYPPPPGPFARREAPYGTPPFDMPDFEDDGGPYGESEAPAPPGPGSRWRYRSRDTRGSVPEPEESPEGGSYAGAQAGPYEGLEAEECGILDGCAHGRCVRVPEGFTCDCFDGYRLDMTRMACVDINECDEAEAAAQLCVNARCVNTDGSFRCICRPGFAPSHEPHHCTPARPRA; from the exons TCCTGTGTCCCTTGATCTGTCACAACGGAGGTGTGTGCGTGAAGCCTGACCGCTGCCTCTGTCCCCCGGACTTCGCTGGCAAGTTCTGCCAGTTGCACTCATCGGGCGCCCGACCCCCGGCCCCGGCCATGCCAGGCTTCACCCGCTCTGTGTACACCATGCCACTGGCCAACCACCGTGACGATGAGCATG GCGTGGCGTCTATGGTGAGCGTCCACGTAGAGCACCCGCAGGAGGCGTCGGTGGTGGTGCACCAGGTGGAGCGTGTGTCCGGCCCTTGGGAGGAGGCGGACGCCGAGGCAGtggcgcgggcggcggcggcggctcgcgCGGAGGCGGCAGCGCCCTACACGGTGCTGGCACAGAGCGCGCCGCGCGAGGACGGCTACTCGGACGCCTCGGGCTTCGGTTACTGCTTTCGGGAGCTGCGCGGAGGCGAA TGTGCGTCCCCGCTGCCCGGGCTCCGGACGCAGGAGGTCTGCTGCAGAGGGGCCGGCTTGGCCTGGGGCGTTCACGACTGTCAGTCGTGCTCGGAGCTCCTGG GAAACTCCGACCAAGTGGGCGTCCCAGATGGACTGTGTCCAGCTGGCTTTGAAAGGGTTAATGGGTCCTGCGAAG ATGTGGATGAGTGCGAGACTGGGGGGCGCTGCCAGCACGGGGAGTGTGCGAACACGCATGGCGGATACACCTGCGTGTGCCCCGACGGCTTTCTGCTTGACTCGTCCCGCAGCAGCTGCATCT cccaacaCGTGATCTCAGAGGCCAAGGGACCCTGCTTCCGTGTGCTCCGCGACGGCGGCTGCTCGCTGCCCATTCTACGCAACATCACCAAACAGATCTGCTGCTGCAGCCGCGTAGGCAAAGCCTGGGGCCGGGGTTGCCAGCTCTGCCCACCCTTTGGCTCAG AGGGTTTTCGGGAGATCTGCCCAGCTGGCCCTGGCTACCATTACTCGGCCTCCGACCTCCGCTACAACACCAGACCCCTGGGCCAGGAACCACCCCGAGTGTCCCTCAGCCAGCCCCGTGCCCCATCCTCCACCTCTCGGCCACGCACAG GCTTTCTGCCCACTCATCGCCCAGAACCCCGGCCTGAGACACGGCTAGAACCCCGGCCAGAGCCCCGTCCGGGCCCTGAGCTTCCCCTGCCCAGCATCCCTGCCTGGACTGGTCCGGAGATCCCTGAATCAG GTCCCTCTGCAGGCGAGTGTCAACGCAATCCCCAGGTCTGCGGCCCGGGACGCTGCATTCCCCGGCCCAGTGGCTACACCTGCGCGTGCGACTCCGGTTTCCGGCTCAGCCCGCAGGGCATGCGCTGCATTG ACGTGGACGAATGTCGCCGCATTCCCACGCCTTGTGCTCCCGGGCGCTGCGAAAACACGCCAGGCAGCTTCCGTTGCGTGTGCGGGCCGGGCTTCCGAGCTGGCCCGCGGGGTGCGGAGTGTCTGG ACGTGGACGAGTGCCACCGCGTGCCGCCACCCTGTGACCGTGGGCGCTGCGAGAACACGCCAGGCAGCTTCCTGTGCGTGTGCCCCGCTGGGTACCAGGCTGCGCCCCACGGAGCCAAATGCCAGG ATGTGGATGAATGCATCCAGAGCCCCGGCCTGTGTGGCCGAGGGGTCTGTGAGAACCTGCCTGGCTCTTTCCACTGTGTGTGCCCGGCTGGCTTCCGGGGCTCAGCGTGTGAAGAGGATGTGGATGAGTGTGCCCAGGAGCCACCACCCTGTGGGCCAGGCCGTTGTGACAACACAGCAGGCTCCTTTCACTGTGCCTGCCCTGCTGGCTTCCGCTCCCGTGGGCCGGGGGCCCCCTGCCAAG ATGTGGATGAGTGTGCCCGTAGCCCCCCGCCCTGCACCTATGGCCGGTGTGAGAACACAGAAGGCAGCTTCCAGTGCGTCTGCCCCACGGGCTTCCAACCCAGTGCTGCCGGCTCTGAGTGCGAGG ATGTGGATGAGTGTGAGAACCACCTGGCATGTCCCGGGCAGGAGTGTGTGAACTCACCTGGCTCCTTCCAGTGCAGGGCCTGTCCTGCTGGTCACCACCTGCACCATGGCCGATGTACTG ACGTGAACGAGTGCCTGGAGGGCGACTTTTGCTTCCCCAACGGCGAGTGCCTCAACACCGACGGCTCCTTTGCCTGTACTTGTGCTCCCGGTTACCGGCCCGGACCTCGCGGAGCTTCTTGCCTCG ACGTGGACGAATGCAGCGAGGAGGACCTCTGCCAGAGCGGCATCTGTACCAACACCGACGGCTCTTTCGAGTGCGTCTGTCCTCCAGGACACCGCGCTGGCCCAGACCTCGCCTCCTGCCTCG ACGTGGACGAATGTCGGGAGCGGGGCCCGGCCTTGTGCGGGTCCCAGCGCTGTGAGAATTCCCCCGGCTCCTACCGTTGTGTCCGCGACTGCGACCCTGGCTACCACGCAGGCCCTGAGGGCACCTGTGACG ACGTGGATGAGTGCCAGGAATATGGCCCAGGGATTTGTGGAGCCCAGCGCTGTGAGAATACCCCTGGCTCCTACCGCTGCACACCGGCCTGTGACCCTGGCTACCAGCCCACGCCAGGGGGCGGATGCCAGG ATGTGGACGAATGCCGGAACCGGTCCTTCTGCGGGGCCCATGCCATGTGCCAGAACCTGCCTGGTTCCTTCCAGTGCCTCTGTGACCAGGGCTACGAGGGGGCGCGGGACGGGCGTCACTGCGTGG ATGTGAATGAATGTGAAACGCTACAGGGTGTGTGTGGAGCTGCCCTGTGTGAGAATGTGGAAGGCtccttcctctgtgtctgccccaACAGCCCTGAGGAGTTTGACCCCATGACTGGGCGCTGTGTTCCCCCTCGGACGTCTGCTG GCACGTTCCCAGGCCCGCAGCCCCACGTACCCGCCAGCCCCAGTCTGCCAGCCAGGCTCCCACCACCCCCGTCCCGCCGGCCCAGCCCACCTAGGCAGGGCCCTGTGGGCAGCGGGCACCGGGAGTGCTACTTTGACACGGCAGCTCCGGATGCATGTGACAACATCCTGGCTCGGAACGTGACGTGGCAGGAGTGCTGCTGCACTGTGGGTGAGGGCTGGGGCAGCGGCTGCCGCATCCAGCAGTGCCCAGGCACCGAGACAG CTGAGTACCAGTCATTGTGCCCCCACGGCCGGGGCTACCTGGCGCCCAGCGGAGACCCGAGCCTCCGGAGAG ACGTGGACGAGTGCCAGCTCTTCCGAGACCAGGTGTGCAAGAGCGGCGTGTGCGTGAACACGGCCCCAGGCTACTCATGTTATTGCAGCAATGGCTACTACTATCATGCCCAGCGCCTGGAGTGCATCG ATAACGACGAGTGCGCGGACGAGGAGCCAGCCTGTGAGGGCGGCAGCTGCGTCAATACCATAGGCTCTTATCACTGCACGTGCGAGCCCCCACTTGTGCTGGACGGCTCGGGGCGCCGCTGCGTCTCCAACGAGAGCCAGAGCCTCG ACGACAATCTGGGAGTGTGCTGGCAGGAAGTGGGGGCTGACCTCGTGTGCAGTCGCCCTCGGCTGGATCGCCAGGCCACCTACACAGAGTGCTGCTGCCTCTATGGCGAGGCCTGGGGCATGGACTGTGCCCTCTGCCCAGCGCAGGACTCAG ATGACTTTGAGGCCCTGTGCAATGTGCTGCGCCCCCCCGCATATGGACCCCCGCGGCCAGGTGGCTTTGGACTCCCCTACGAGTATGGCCCAGACCTAGGTTCACCTTACCAGGGCCTTCCGTATGGGCCTGAGTTGTACCTGCCACCCGTCCTACCCTATGACCCCTACCCACCGCCACCTGGGCCCTTTGCGCGCCGGGAGGCCCCCTACGGGACGCCACCCTTCGACATGCCCGACTTCGAGGACGATGGTGGCCCCTACGGTGAATCCGAGGCTCCTGCTCCACCCGGCCCGGGCTCCCGCTGGCGCTATCGGTCCCGCGACACCCGTGGCTCCGTCCCAGAGCCTGAGGAGTCGCCTGAAGGTGGAAGCTATGCTG GCGCCCAGGCTGGGCCCTACGAAGGGCTGGAGGCGGAGGAGTGCGGGATCCTGGACGGCTGCGCCCACGGCCGATGTGTGCGTGTCCCCGAGGGCTTCACCTGCGACTGCTTCGACGGCTACCGCCTGGACATGACCCGCATGGCCTGCGTCG ACATCAACGAGTGTGACGAGGCCGAGGCGGCCGCCCAGCTCTGCGTCAACGCGCGCTGCGTCAACACGGATGGCTCGTTCCGCTGCATCTGCCGCCCAGGATTCGCACCCTCGCACGAGCCGCACCACTGCACGCCGGCCAGGCCCCGGGCCTGA
- the LTBP4 gene encoding latent-transforming growth factor beta-binding protein 4 isoform X1 produces the protein MRLPGPSGRRPLLLVLLLALLAAAAAAASAAGPSPIQAVEVAVIPGRPAGVAACRCCPGRSPRRSRCFRASCRVQSCRPEKCAGPQWCLTPVPPGLSSPSPSVRRKQVSLNWQPLTLQEARALLRRRRLRGPGARALLRRRPPQRAPAGQSRVLCPLICHNGGVCVKPDRCLCPPDFAGKFCQLHSSGARPPAPAMPGFTRSVYTMPLANHRDDEHGVASMVSVHVEHPQEASVVVHQVERVSGPWEEADAEAVARAAAAARAEAAAPYTVLAQSAPREDGYSDASGFGYCFRELRGGECASPLPGLRTQEVCCRGAGLAWGVHDCQSCSELLGNSDQVGVPDGLCPAGFERVNGSCEDVDECETGGRCQHGECANTHGGYTCVCPDGFLLDSSRSSCISQHVISEAKGPCFRVLRDGGCSLPILRNITKQICCCSRVGKAWGRGCQLCPPFGSEGFREICPAGPGYHYSASDLRYNTRPLGQEPPRVSLSQPRAPSSTSRPRTGFLPTHRPEPRPETRLEPRPEPRPGPELPLPSIPAWTGPEIPESGPSAGECQRNPQVCGPGRCIPRPSGYTCACDSGFRLSPQGMRCIDVDECRRIPTPCAPGRCENTPGSFRCVCGPGFRAGPRGAECLDVDECHRVPPPCDRGRCENTPGSFLCVCPAGYQAAPHGAKCQDVDECIQSPGLCGRGVCENLPGSFHCVCPAGFRGSACEEDVDECAQEPPPCGPGRCDNTAGSFHCACPAGFRSRGPGAPCQDVDECARSPPPCTYGRCENTEGSFQCVCPTGFQPSAAGSECEDVDECENHLACPGQECVNSPGSFQCRACPAGHHLHHGRCTDVDECRSGASCGPHGHCTNTEGSFRCTCAPGYRAPPGRPGPCADVNECLEGDFCFPNGECLNTDGSFACTCAPGYRPGPRGASCLDVDECSEEDLCQSGICTNTDGSFECVCPPGHRAGPDLASCLDVDECRERGPALCGSQRCENSPGSYRCVRDCDPGYHAGPEGTCDDVDECQEYGPGICGAQRCENTPGSYRCTPACDPGYQPTPGGGCQDVDECRNRSFCGAHAMCQNLPGSFQCLCDQGYEGARDGRHCVDVNECETLQGVCGAALCENVEGSFLCVCPNSPEEFDPMTGRCVPPRTSAGTFPGPQPHVPASPSLPARLPPPPSRRPSPPRQGPVGSGHRECYFDTAAPDACDNILARNVTWQECCCTVGEGWGSGCRIQQCPGTETAEYQSLCPHGRGYLAPSGDPSLRRDVDECQLFRDQVCKSGVCVNTAPGYSCYCSNGYYYHAQRLECIDNDECADEEPACEGGSCVNTIGSYHCTCEPPLVLDGSGRRCVSNESQSLDDNLGVCWQEVGADLVCSRPRLDRQATYTECCCLYGEAWGMDCALCPAQDSDDFEALCNVLRPPAYGPPRPGGFGLPYEYGPDLGSPYQGLPYGPELYLPPVLPYDPYPPPPGPFARREAPYGTPPFDMPDFEDDGGPYGESEAPAPPGPGSRWRYRSRDTRGSVPEPEESPEGGSYAGAQAGPYEGLEAEECGILDGCAHGRCVRVPEGFTCDCFDGYRLDMTRMACVDINECDEAEAAAQLCVNARCVNTDGSFRCICRPGFAPSHEPHHCTPARPRA, from the exons TCCTGTGTCCCTTGATCTGTCACAACGGAGGTGTGTGCGTGAAGCCTGACCGCTGCCTCTGTCCCCCGGACTTCGCTGGCAAGTTCTGCCAGTTGCACTCATCGGGCGCCCGACCCCCGGCCCCGGCCATGCCAGGCTTCACCCGCTCTGTGTACACCATGCCACTGGCCAACCACCGTGACGATGAGCATG GCGTGGCGTCTATGGTGAGCGTCCACGTAGAGCACCCGCAGGAGGCGTCGGTGGTGGTGCACCAGGTGGAGCGTGTGTCCGGCCCTTGGGAGGAGGCGGACGCCGAGGCAGtggcgcgggcggcggcggcggctcgcgCGGAGGCGGCAGCGCCCTACACGGTGCTGGCACAGAGCGCGCCGCGCGAGGACGGCTACTCGGACGCCTCGGGCTTCGGTTACTGCTTTCGGGAGCTGCGCGGAGGCGAA TGTGCGTCCCCGCTGCCCGGGCTCCGGACGCAGGAGGTCTGCTGCAGAGGGGCCGGCTTGGCCTGGGGCGTTCACGACTGTCAGTCGTGCTCGGAGCTCCTGG GAAACTCCGACCAAGTGGGCGTCCCAGATGGACTGTGTCCAGCTGGCTTTGAAAGGGTTAATGGGTCCTGCGAAG ATGTGGATGAGTGCGAGACTGGGGGGCGCTGCCAGCACGGGGAGTGTGCGAACACGCATGGCGGATACACCTGCGTGTGCCCCGACGGCTTTCTGCTTGACTCGTCCCGCAGCAGCTGCATCT cccaacaCGTGATCTCAGAGGCCAAGGGACCCTGCTTCCGTGTGCTCCGCGACGGCGGCTGCTCGCTGCCCATTCTACGCAACATCACCAAACAGATCTGCTGCTGCAGCCGCGTAGGCAAAGCCTGGGGCCGGGGTTGCCAGCTCTGCCCACCCTTTGGCTCAG AGGGTTTTCGGGAGATCTGCCCAGCTGGCCCTGGCTACCATTACTCGGCCTCCGACCTCCGCTACAACACCAGACCCCTGGGCCAGGAACCACCCCGAGTGTCCCTCAGCCAGCCCCGTGCCCCATCCTCCACCTCTCGGCCACGCACAG GCTTTCTGCCCACTCATCGCCCAGAACCCCGGCCTGAGACACGGCTAGAACCCCGGCCAGAGCCCCGTCCGGGCCCTGAGCTTCCCCTGCCCAGCATCCCTGCCTGGACTGGTCCGGAGATCCCTGAATCAG GTCCCTCTGCAGGCGAGTGTCAACGCAATCCCCAGGTCTGCGGCCCGGGACGCTGCATTCCCCGGCCCAGTGGCTACACCTGCGCGTGCGACTCCGGTTTCCGGCTCAGCCCGCAGGGCATGCGCTGCATTG ACGTGGACGAATGTCGCCGCATTCCCACGCCTTGTGCTCCCGGGCGCTGCGAAAACACGCCAGGCAGCTTCCGTTGCGTGTGCGGGCCGGGCTTCCGAGCTGGCCCGCGGGGTGCGGAGTGTCTGG ACGTGGACGAGTGCCACCGCGTGCCGCCACCCTGTGACCGTGGGCGCTGCGAGAACACGCCAGGCAGCTTCCTGTGCGTGTGCCCCGCTGGGTACCAGGCTGCGCCCCACGGAGCCAAATGCCAGG ATGTGGATGAATGCATCCAGAGCCCCGGCCTGTGTGGCCGAGGGGTCTGTGAGAACCTGCCTGGCTCTTTCCACTGTGTGTGCCCGGCTGGCTTCCGGGGCTCAGCGTGTGAAGAGGATGTGGATGAGTGTGCCCAGGAGCCACCACCCTGTGGGCCAGGCCGTTGTGACAACACAGCAGGCTCCTTTCACTGTGCCTGCCCTGCTGGCTTCCGCTCCCGTGGGCCGGGGGCCCCCTGCCAAG ATGTGGATGAGTGTGCCCGTAGCCCCCCGCCCTGCACCTATGGCCGGTGTGAGAACACAGAAGGCAGCTTCCAGTGCGTCTGCCCCACGGGCTTCCAACCCAGTGCTGCCGGCTCTGAGTGCGAGG ATGTGGATGAGTGTGAGAACCACCTGGCATGTCCCGGGCAGGAGTGTGTGAACTCACCTGGCTCCTTCCAGTGCAGGGCCTGTCCTGCTGGTCACCACCTGCACCATGGCCGATGTACTG ATGTGGACGAATGCCGTTCGGGCGCCTCCTGCGGCCCCCACGGCCACTGCACTAACACTGAAGGCTCCTTCCGCTGCACCTGCGCGCCAGGCTACCGGGCACCACCTGGTCGGCCCGGGCCCTGCGCAG ACGTGAACGAGTGCCTGGAGGGCGACTTTTGCTTCCCCAACGGCGAGTGCCTCAACACCGACGGCTCCTTTGCCTGTACTTGTGCTCCCGGTTACCGGCCCGGACCTCGCGGAGCTTCTTGCCTCG ACGTGGACGAATGCAGCGAGGAGGACCTCTGCCAGAGCGGCATCTGTACCAACACCGACGGCTCTTTCGAGTGCGTCTGTCCTCCAGGACACCGCGCTGGCCCAGACCTCGCCTCCTGCCTCG ACGTGGACGAATGTCGGGAGCGGGGCCCGGCCTTGTGCGGGTCCCAGCGCTGTGAGAATTCCCCCGGCTCCTACCGTTGTGTCCGCGACTGCGACCCTGGCTACCACGCAGGCCCTGAGGGCACCTGTGACG ACGTGGATGAGTGCCAGGAATATGGCCCAGGGATTTGTGGAGCCCAGCGCTGTGAGAATACCCCTGGCTCCTACCGCTGCACACCGGCCTGTGACCCTGGCTACCAGCCCACGCCAGGGGGCGGATGCCAGG ATGTGGACGAATGCCGGAACCGGTCCTTCTGCGGGGCCCATGCCATGTGCCAGAACCTGCCTGGTTCCTTCCAGTGCCTCTGTGACCAGGGCTACGAGGGGGCGCGGGACGGGCGTCACTGCGTGG ATGTGAATGAATGTGAAACGCTACAGGGTGTGTGTGGAGCTGCCCTGTGTGAGAATGTGGAAGGCtccttcctctgtgtctgccccaACAGCCCTGAGGAGTTTGACCCCATGACTGGGCGCTGTGTTCCCCCTCGGACGTCTGCTG GCACGTTCCCAGGCCCGCAGCCCCACGTACCCGCCAGCCCCAGTCTGCCAGCCAGGCTCCCACCACCCCCGTCCCGCCGGCCCAGCCCACCTAGGCAGGGCCCTGTGGGCAGCGGGCACCGGGAGTGCTACTTTGACACGGCAGCTCCGGATGCATGTGACAACATCCTGGCTCGGAACGTGACGTGGCAGGAGTGCTGCTGCACTGTGGGTGAGGGCTGGGGCAGCGGCTGCCGCATCCAGCAGTGCCCAGGCACCGAGACAG CTGAGTACCAGTCATTGTGCCCCCACGGCCGGGGCTACCTGGCGCCCAGCGGAGACCCGAGCCTCCGGAGAG ACGTGGACGAGTGCCAGCTCTTCCGAGACCAGGTGTGCAAGAGCGGCGTGTGCGTGAACACGGCCCCAGGCTACTCATGTTATTGCAGCAATGGCTACTACTATCATGCCCAGCGCCTGGAGTGCATCG ATAACGACGAGTGCGCGGACGAGGAGCCAGCCTGTGAGGGCGGCAGCTGCGTCAATACCATAGGCTCTTATCACTGCACGTGCGAGCCCCCACTTGTGCTGGACGGCTCGGGGCGCCGCTGCGTCTCCAACGAGAGCCAGAGCCTCG ACGACAATCTGGGAGTGTGCTGGCAGGAAGTGGGGGCTGACCTCGTGTGCAGTCGCCCTCGGCTGGATCGCCAGGCCACCTACACAGAGTGCTGCTGCCTCTATGGCGAGGCCTGGGGCATGGACTGTGCCCTCTGCCCAGCGCAGGACTCAG ATGACTTTGAGGCCCTGTGCAATGTGCTGCGCCCCCCCGCATATGGACCCCCGCGGCCAGGTGGCTTTGGACTCCCCTACGAGTATGGCCCAGACCTAGGTTCACCTTACCAGGGCCTTCCGTATGGGCCTGAGTTGTACCTGCCACCCGTCCTACCCTATGACCCCTACCCACCGCCACCTGGGCCCTTTGCGCGCCGGGAGGCCCCCTACGGGACGCCACCCTTCGACATGCCCGACTTCGAGGACGATGGTGGCCCCTACGGTGAATCCGAGGCTCCTGCTCCACCCGGCCCGGGCTCCCGCTGGCGCTATCGGTCCCGCGACACCCGTGGCTCCGTCCCAGAGCCTGAGGAGTCGCCTGAAGGTGGAAGCTATGCTG GCGCCCAGGCTGGGCCCTACGAAGGGCTGGAGGCGGAGGAGTGCGGGATCCTGGACGGCTGCGCCCACGGCCGATGTGTGCGTGTCCCCGAGGGCTTCACCTGCGACTGCTTCGACGGCTACCGCCTGGACATGACCCGCATGGCCTGCGTCG ACATCAACGAGTGTGACGAGGCCGAGGCGGCCGCCCAGCTCTGCGTCAACGCGCGCTGCGTCAACACGGATGGCTCGTTCCGCTGCATCTGCCGCCCAGGATTCGCACCCTCGCACGAGCCGCACCACTGCACGCCGGCCAGGCCCCGGGCCTGA